A single window of uncultured Methanospirillum sp. DNA harbors:
- a CDS encoding CDP-glycerol glycerophosphotransferase family protein, with amino-acid sequence MLKNPLSIKIILIRIPKKICVNQKMNKILFVPHYSESLKALLNIAEHIDSKSVKPFFLLSEKISDIDHCIELLNKTNFEYIHENNIITHKKKKRTLLLKLIFQPSYYKKFLLEQNIITVVCANDGDIYLMKAAKALQIKTIGFQWAHTVPRKYIDLLQEKKGLCNSKRPKYISKFKIKILSLFGYKISEFFTDGMMDLYCLMGPYYKQLFQDQGTPLEKLIVTGHPEHDRIYAFNKFRNEEKEKETKQRFLLNPDKKVIVLGREAIRYFDIIPENEDKANIREILNILKEYKSNYEIIVKAHPRDDVNYYDFLFNEFPFVKIFYSKIDYYLLLSISDLYISQISSTMYWAIGMNIPTISYDFNNVEYFGFIKERTGLLQVSSPEEMEQCVYALLKETNSCLTSKIEEAKILYMILDGNCIKRILNVIGVH; translated from the coding sequence GTGTTGAAAAACCCACTGTCCATTAAGATAATTTTAATTAGAATTCCAAAAAAAATATGTGTAAACCAAAAAATGAATAAAATACTATTTGTTCCTCATTATTCAGAATCACTAAAAGCCTTATTAAATATTGCAGAACATATAGATAGTAAATCAGTAAAGCCCTTTTTTCTATTATCAGAAAAAATATCAGACATAGATCATTGTATCGAACTACTTAATAAGACGAATTTTGAATATATTCATGAAAATAATATAATAACACACAAAAAAAAGAAGAGAACCTTACTCTTAAAACTCATATTCCAACCCAGTTATTATAAAAAATTTTTACTTGAACAAAATATTATTACCGTAGTGTGTGCAAATGACGGTGATATTTACTTAATGAAAGCTGCAAAAGCATTACAAATAAAAACAATCGGATTTCAGTGGGCACATACTGTACCTCGAAAATATATCGATCTCCTTCAGGAAAAAAAGGGACTATGTAATTCAAAAAGGCCAAAATATATTTCAAAATTTAAAATTAAGATATTATCATTATTTGGATATAAAATATCAGAATTTTTTACTGATGGTATGATGGACCTCTATTGTCTTATGGGACCATACTATAAACAATTATTTCAAGATCAAGGAACTCCTCTTGAAAAATTAATAGTTACCGGACATCCTGAACATGACCGCATATATGCATTTAATAAATTTCGTAATGAAGAGAAGGAAAAAGAAACAAAACAGCGATTTTTATTAAATCCAGATAAAAAAGTAATAGTTCTTGGAAGAGAAGCCATTCGGTATTTTGATATTATCCCTGAAAATGAGGATAAGGCCAATATCAGGGAAATCTTAAACATTTTAAAAGAATACAAATCCAATTATGAAATCATAGTCAAAGCACATCCCCGTGATGATGTTAATTATTATGATTTTTTATTTAATGAATTCCCATTTGTAAAGATATTTTATAGTAAAATTGATTATTATTTACTTCTTTCAATTTCTGATTTATACATCTCCCAGATATCCAGTACCATGTATTGGGCAATAGGAATGAATATTCCCACCATTAGTTATGATTTCAACAACGTAGAATATTTTGGATTTATTAAAGAAAGAACTGGTTTATTACAAGTATCTTCACCAGAAGAAATGGAGCAATGTGTATATGCATTATTAAAAGAAACTAACAGTTGTTTAACCTCGAAAATAGAAGAAGCAAAAATTTTATACATGATATTGGATGGAAATTGTATAAAAAGAATATTAAATGTAATAGGTGTTCATTGA